A window of Thermococcus aggregans contains these coding sequences:
- a CDS encoding glycosyltransferase, translated as MKTLIVIPAYNEELTIGSVVALAKKYGDVLVVDGSEDRTSDIAKSTKTNMIKTRLGGYLNG; from the coding sequence ATGAAGACCCTGATAGTGATCCCCGCATACAACGAGGAGCTAACGATTGGGTCAGTTGTTGCTTTAGCTAAGAAGTACGGGGATGTTCTTGTTGTTGATGGAAGCGAGGATAGAACTTCCGATATCGCGAAAAGCACGAAGACAAACATGATAAAAACGAGACTTGGGGGCTATTTAAATGGGTGA
- a CDS encoding HepT-like ribonuclease domain-containing protein, which yields MSKRDYRLFLEDMLEAVERIEEYTKGYSFEDFINDRKTIDAVVRNLEILGEAARNIPEEIRKKYQEIPWKRIVGLRNVVIHQYFGVDLKVVWVIISSQLPQLKDKLVEVLKSEGE from the coding sequence ATGTCTAAACGGGACTACAGGCTTTTCCTTGAGGACATGCTCGAAGCCGTTGAGAGGATTGAAGAATACACAAAAGGTTATTCCTTCGAGGATTTCATAAATGATAGGAAAACAATCGATGCAGTTGTAAGGAATTTAGAGATCCTCGGAGAAGCCGCCCGGAACATTCCTGAGGAGATAAGAAAGAAGTACCAGGAAATCCCATGGAAGAGGATAGTGGGCCTCAGAAACGTTGTTATTCACCAGTATTTTGGAGTCGACTTAAAGGTGGTATGGGTAATAATTTCCTCCCAACTTCCCCAGCTAAAAGATAAGCTGGTAGAAGTCCTAAAGTCTGAAGGTGAATAA
- a CDS encoding nucleotidyltransferase family protein encodes MRTLEEIEKILREHKEELRRKFKVKEIGIFGSYVRGEAKETSDVDILVDFYEPIGWEIVDLKEYLESLLGVKVDLVTKDGVMRKPKLWKYIREELIHV; translated from the coding sequence ATGAGAACCCTTGAAGAGATTGAGAAAATTTTGAGGGAGCATAAGGAAGAGCTGAGGAGGAAGTTTAAGGTTAAGGAGATCGGTATTTTTGGGTCTTACGTTAGGGGAGAGGCTAAAGAAACAAGCGACGTTGACATTCTTGTAGACTTTTATGAGCCTATCGGGTGGGAGATTGTGGATCTAAAAGAATACTTAGAAAGCTTACTTGGGGTAAAAGTTGATCTGGTGACAAAGGACGGCGTGATGAGAAAGCCCAAGCTCTGGAAATACATCAGGGAGGAGCTTATCCATGTCTAA
- a CDS encoding type II toxin-antitoxin system VapC family toxin, with protein MIVVDTSVFIDLFFEYDRKRTKLADALFKTIEEKEVPIFEPRLFKIELIGQLVRRTKKDRASIIAEEVFNDVNFVEDSEIYELAFLIAFETGCRAIDSFYIATAKVRDAILVSNDKVQVESAKKFGVNAFYLIEELKDIKKKLGE; from the coding sequence ATGATTGTTGTTGATACATCGGTCTTCATAGATTTGTTCTTTGAATATGACAGAAAAAGAACCAAACTTGCGGATGCCTTATTTAAGACTATAGAGGAAAAAGAAGTCCCAATTTTTGAGCCCAGACTATTCAAAATAGAGCTCATCGGGCAACTAGTTAGGAGGACAAAGAAAGACAGAGCCTCAATTATTGCGGAGGAGGTCTTTAATGATGTTAACTTTGTTGAAGACAGCGAAATTTATGAGCTCGCCTTTTTGATAGCATTTGAGACAGGATGCAGGGCAATAGACTCGTTCTACATCGCCACTGCAAAGGTTAGAGATGCAATCCTCGTATCAAACGATAAAGTTCAAGTGGAAAGCGCTAAAAAGTTTGGAGTTAATGCCTTCTATTTAATCGAAGAGCTCAAGGATATAAAGAAAAAGCTTGGTGAATAA
- a CDS encoding antitoxin AF2212-like protein — translation MEEIEVVYKDGVFKPLKQIKLKEGTRGIVIIRLPKRISEIAKKYRIKVKEDALREFLEERR, via the coding sequence ATGGAGGAGATTGAGGTTGTCTATAAGGACGGTGTCTTCAAGCCTTTAAAACAGATAAAATTAAAGGAAGGCACGAGGGGAATTGTGATCATAAGATTACCAAAGCGAATATCCGAGATAGCGAAGAAATACAGGATAAAGGTAAAGGAGGATGCCCTCAGGGAGTTCCTGGAGGAGAGGAGATGA
- a CDS encoding nucleotidyltransferase family protein, with amino-acid sequence MRTLEEIEKILREHREELRRKFKVKEIGIFGSYVRGEAKETSDVDILVDFYEPIGWEIVDLKEYLESLLGVKVDLVTKDGVMRKPKLWKYIREELIHV; translated from the coding sequence ATGAGAACCCTTGAAGAGATTGAGAAAATTTTGAGGGAGCACAGGGAAGAGCTGAGGAGGAAGTTTAAGGTTAAGGAGATTGGAATATTTGGGTCTTACGTTAGGGGAGAGGCTAAAGAAACAAGCGACGTTGACATTCTTGTAGACTTTTATGAGCCTATCGGGTGGGAGATTGTGGATCTAAAAGAATACTTAGAAAGTTTACTTGGAGTAAAAGTTGATTTAGTAACAAAGGACGGCGTGATGAGAAAGCCCAAGCTCTGGAAATACATCAGGGAGGAGCTTATCCATGTCTAA
- a CDS encoding PIN domain-containing protein, protein MEITSEITLLSTEISRKYGLLPNDALILATCKFYSIKYLISFDSDFENACKKEGIVLIDSLEKLRKEVRGQYENP, encoded by the coding sequence CTGGAAATAACCTCTGAAATAACACTCCTTTCAACTGAAATCTCTAGAAAATATGGTTTGCTCCCAAATGATGCTCTCATCTTAGCCACCTGCAAGTTTTATAGTATCAAATATCTGATATCCTTTGATAGTGACTTTGAAAATGCATGCAAAAAAGAGGGAATAGTTTTGATAGACAGTCTTGAGAAGCTGAGGAAAGAAGTGCGTGGTCAATATGAGAACCCTTGA
- a CDS encoding nucleotidyltransferase domain-containing protein, which yields MREKALKEFIEKLKAQFPGRIEKIVLFGSYVRRDYDEESDIDVLIVGELSLDDILDLIFEIMLKYGVLINAITESKEEFERLKETSFHKIILSEGAVLYEKT from the coding sequence ATGAGAGAGAAAGCGTTGAAGGAGTTCATTGAAAAATTAAAAGCTCAATTTCCCGGGAGGATTGAGAAGATTGTGCTGTTTGGCTCCTATGTAAGGAGGGACTACGATGAGGAGAGCGACATTGATGTTTTGATAGTTGGCGAGCTTAGCTTAGATGATATACTCGACCTAATCTTTGAAATTATGCTTAAATATGGGGTTTTAATAAATGCAATCACCGAGAGTAAAGAAGAGTTTGAGAGACTAAAAGAAACATCGTTCCATAAAATTATACTGTCCGAGGGCGCTGTACTGTATGAAAAGACCTAA
- a CDS encoding HEPN domain-containing protein: MLKEEIIKEIEVAEEELSSAYLLFENGKYRDAISRAYYSMFHAARALLLMRDIIPRKHAGVVSMFGRYFVKEGIVDEVYGKALTRAFELRTKADYNVFYSPVREEAEEILEDAEKFLEKAKEILKVVEYERESVEGVH, encoded by the coding sequence ATGCTCAAGGAAGAGATAATCAAAGAAATTGAAGTTGCTGAAGAAGAGCTTTCATCGGCTTATCTGCTGTTTGAAAACGGAAAATATAGAGATGCAATCAGCAGGGCTTATTACTCAATGTTTCACGCAGCAAGGGCTTTGCTTTTAATGAGAGATATAATTCCAAGAAAGCATGCCGGAGTTGTATCTATGTTCGGGCGGTATTTCGTTAAAGAAGGCATTGTCGATGAAGTTTACGGGAAGGCTTTAACCAGAGCTTTTGAACTTAGAACAAAAGCCGATTATAATGTTTTCTACTCACCAGTTAGGGAAGAAGCTGAGGAGATATTAGAAGATGCTGAGAAGTTCTTGGAGAAGGCCAAAGAAATTTTGAAGGTGGTTGAGTATGAGAGAGAAAGCGTTGAAGGAGTTCATTGA